One genomic region from Candidatus Glassbacteria bacterium encodes:
- a CDS encoding IS1595 family transposase — MMYERKSRLSDWKRGRLIEHFVAGTTARAAGELVSVHRNTAASFYTRLRKVIAEEMERASPFAGEVEVDESYFGGARKGKRGRGAGGKVPVFGLLKRGGKVYTVMIPNARTATLMPIMERMILPDSVVYTDGFTSYDALDVSDFRHVRINHSERFVDQQKHINGIENFWNQAKRHLRRFNGVPKQSFHLFLKECEWRFNGGDHRELLNQLKAWVNLRQKRP, encoded by the coding sequence ATGATGTACGAGAGGAAGAGCAGGCTCAGCGATTGGAAGCGAGGCCGGCTGATCGAGCACTTCGTCGCCGGCACGACGGCTCGAGCGGCAGGCGAACTGGTGAGTGTTCACCGGAACACGGCGGCCTCGTTTTACACTCGGCTTCGCAAGGTGATCGCCGAGGAAATGGAAAGGGCTTCGCCCTTCGCCGGAGAGGTCGAGGTTGATGAGAGTTATTTCGGTGGCGCCCGCAAAGGCAAGCGTGGTCGGGGCGCAGGTGGGAAAGTCCCGGTTTTCGGGCTGTTGAAGCGCGGAGGGAAGGTCTACACGGTGATGATCCCGAATGCCCGGACAGCCACGCTGATGCCGATCATGGAACGCATGATCCTGCCTGACAGCGTCGTCTACACGGACGGCTTTACGAGCTATGATGCCCTGGATGTTTCCGACTTTCGCCACGTCCGGATCAACCACTCGGAGCGATTCGTCGACCAGCAGAAGCACATCAACGGGATCGAGAACTTCTGGAACCAGGCGAAGCGGCACTTGCGGCGCTTCAATGGCGTCCCGAAACAGAGCTTTCACCTGTTCCTCAAGGAGTGCGAATGGCGGTTTAACGGAGGTGATCATCGAGAACTGCTTAACCAATTGAAAGCATGGGTAAATCTGAGACAAAAACGTCCTTAG